In Tachysurus vachellii isolate PV-2020 chromosome 10, HZAU_Pvac_v1, whole genome shotgun sequence, the following proteins share a genomic window:
- the vgll2b gene encoding transcription cofactor vestigial-like protein 2b produces MSCPDVMRPLYGHFAPHAPGSAAFVGSFPTCVSSPSSRHRNLMDASGSEEVPVLGGNPVSGSLSSSTYSSGGQKEKQVGEAEYLSSRCVLFTYYQGDISSVVDEHFSRALSSCTGMNGKRRASQANTEPTSPNSRRNFPPSFWDSNYPSPPSRPHCDPTGTPAYSVDPYAQAFHAGLSHAHPHAHPSDSWGYTQSQVYGPPRSLHELYSAPGLEAHYSPLLMPAVRPPHLPPTLPGHYDVAKLEPTPTWPGLLPPGDMALALNMDSGLQPHKKGKELYWF; encoded by the exons ATGAGTTGCCCGGACGTGATGCGCCCGCTTTACGGCCATTTCGCCCCTCACGCGCCTGGAAGCGCTGCGTTCGTCGGCAGTTTTCCG ACTTGTGTCAGCAGTCCATCGTCTCGGCACAGGAACCTAATGGACGCCTCTGGATCAGAGGAGGTCCCAGTTTTAGGAGGGAACCCAGTGTCAGGAAGCCTGTCTTCATCCACGTACTCTTCAGGTGGACAGAAAGAGAAGCAGGTGGGGGAAGCTGAGTACCTGAGCTCTCGATGCGTACTTTTTACCTACTACCAAGGGGACATCAGCAGTGTGGTGGACGAGCACTTCTCCAGAGCACTTAGCTCCTGCACAGGGATGAATGGCAAGAGAAGAGCCAGTCAGGCCAACACAG AACCAACATCTCCAAACAGTCGTAGAAATTTCCCTCCATCCTTCTGGGACAGTAATTACCCGTCACCCCCCAGTCGACCTCATTGTGACCCAACAGGGACCCCCGCATACTCTGTGGACCCTTATGCTCAAGCTTTTCATGCAGGTTTATCTCATGCCCATCCTCATGCACATCCTTCTGACTCCTGGGGATACACCCAAAGTCAGGTGTATGGACCCCCACGGTCCCTCCATGAACTCTACTCTGCACCTGGACTGGAGGCACACTATAGTCCCCTGCTCATGCCTGCTGTCAGGCCACCCCACCTGCCCCCCACCCTGCCTGGCCATTATGATGTAGCAAAACTGGAACCTACACCCACATGGCCAGGACTGCTCCCACCAGGAGACATGGCGCTCGCACTAAACATGGACTCAG GGCTGCAGCCGCATAAGAAAGGAAAGGAGCTCTACTGGTTTTAA